The proteins below are encoded in one region of Thermodesulfovibrio thiophilus DSM 17215:
- the def gene encoding peptide deformylase, with protein sequence MAVLEIRKYPEEILKKKAEAITDINEDLHRLIDDMVETMYKANGVGLAAPQVGVSKRLIVVDTSPREANQSLIVLINPEISDSEGEILSEEGCLSLPGFITRLKRKEKILVKGLDRKGKEIEVQATGLLARALQHELDHLEGILLVDRISPLKRELFRRKYLKAKK encoded by the coding sequence ATGGCAGTCCTTGAAATAAGAAAATATCCTGAAGAAATTTTAAAGAAGAAAGCTGAAGCTATTACTGATATCAATGAGGATTTACACCGACTTATTGATGATATGGTTGAAACAATGTATAAAGCCAATGGAGTTGGGCTGGCTGCACCACAGGTGGGTGTTTCAAAGAGGCTTATCGTTGTTGATACAAGCCCCAGAGAGGCGAATCAATCTCTAATTGTTTTAATTAATCCAGAAATATCAGATTCAGAAGGAGAAATTCTTTCTGAAGAAGGATGTCTCAGTCTTCCTGGATTTATAACAAGGCTAAAAAGGAAAGAAAAAATTCTTGTCAAAGGATTAGACAGAAAGGGTAAGGAAATAGAGGTTCAAGCCACGGGGCTTTTAGCAAGGGCATTGCAGCATGAGCTAGACCATCTTGAAGGAATTCTTCTTGTTGACAGAATAAGCCCTCTTAAAAGAGAACTTTTCAGAAGAAAATATCTTAAAGCAAAGAAGTAG